A section of the Tenrec ecaudatus isolate mTenEca1 chromosome 10, mTenEca1.hap1, whole genome shotgun sequence genome encodes:
- the INPP5E gene encoding phosphatidylinositol polyphosphate 5-phosphatase type IV, which produces MPSTSVSLPPVEGPPPPGGTMLKGQLLPRDKARAPIGGPERSLELPTKDTQVVAKALNPIPPARPRLERALSLDEKGWRRRRSRASQEGLEQDQGVPHSSGPKDPARSSSPPCLSTSLQEIPKSRRAPGSPSSWGNCLSGMVSTSLDLLHREPAAAVSTPRLASMLPPRPLPAVDLSISADSLRTASTGGPDHEDFRHRVQKKLVRAHSSLGPSWPRSPLACDSCSLHSARSTFSLLAPIRAKDVRSRSYLEGSLLASGALLGAEELARYFPDRSAAIFVATWNMQGQKELPANLDELLLPAGADLAQDMYIIGVQEGCSDRREWEACLQETLGPHYVLLHSAAHGVLYLSVFLRRDLIWFCSEVESATVTTRIVSHIKTKGALAASFTFFGTSFLFITSHFTSGEGKVAERLLDYSRTIQALALPKSVPDTNPYRSSPVDVTTRFDEVFWFGDFNFRLNSGRAAVEALLGQKPEVDTSALLEHDQLTREMRRGAVFKGFQEPAIHFLPSYKFDVGRDTYDSSSKQRTPSYTDRVVYRSRHKDDICPVRYSSCASIRTSDHRPVYGLFRVRVRPGRDNIPLAAGRFDRDLYLLGIRRRISKETQRQQALKNQSSSAVCTVS; this is translated from the exons ATGCCGTCCACCTCGGTGTCCCTGCCCCCCGTGGAGGGGCCGCCCCCACCCGGAGGCACCATGCTCAAGGGGCAGCTGCTACCCAGAGACAAAGCCCGTGCCCCCATTGGGGGGCCTGAGaggagcctggagctcccaactaAGGACACACAGGTGGTGGCCAAGGCCCTCAACCCAATACCGCCCGCCAGACCCAGGCTGGAGCGTGCCCTATCCCTGGATGAGAAGGGCTGGAGGCGCCGCCGCTCCCGAGCCAGCCAGGAgggcctggagcaggaccagggcgTGCCCCACAGCAGCGGCCCCAAGGACCCTGCCCGCAGCAGCTCACCGCCCTGCCTGAGCACTTCTTTGCAAGAGATCCCCAAGTCGCGCCGGGCCCCAGGCAGCCCTTCCTCGTGGGGCAACTGCCTGTCGGGCATGGTCAGCACGTCCCTGGACCTGTTGCACAGAGAGCCTGCCGCAGCGGTGAGCACCCCCAGGCTGGCCAGCATGCTGCCCCCCCGCCCTCTGCCCGCTGTGGACCTGAGCATCTCCGCAGACTCGCTGAGGACAGCCAGCACAGGGGGCCCCGACCATGAGGATTTCCGACATCGGGTGCAGAAGAAGCTGGTCCGAGCCCACAGCAGCCTGGGCCCCAGCTGGCCGCGCAGCCCCCTGGCCTGCGACAGCTGCTCCCTGCACTCGGCAAGGTCCACCTTCAGTCTCCTGGCGCCCATCCGTGCCAAGGATGTGCGCAGCAG AAGTTACCTGGAGGGCAGCCTCCTGGCCAGCGGGGCCCTGCTGGGGGCAGAGGAGCTGGCACGGTACTTCCCAGACCGCAGCGCGGCCatcttcgtcgccacctggaacATGCAAGGCCAGAAG gagctccctgcgaACCTGGACGAGCTGCTGCTGCCCGCCGGGGCTGACCTCGCCCAGGACATGTACATCATCGGCGTGCAAGAAGGCTGCTCCGACAG GCGGGAGTGGGAGGCCTGCCTGCAGGAGACCCTGGGGCCCCACTACGTGCTGCTCCACTCGGCAGCCCACGGCGTGCTCTACCTGTCTGTCTTCCTCCGCAGGGACCTCATCTGGTTCTGCTCAG AGGTGGAGAGCGCCACGGTGACCACCCGAATTGTGTCCCACATCAAGACCAAGGGCGCCCTGGCTGCCAGCTTCACCTTCTTCGGCACCTCCTTCCTCTTCATCACATCCCACTTCACCT CCGGAGAAGGGAAGGTGGCAGAGCGGCTCCTGGACTACTCTCGGACCATCCAGGCCCTGGCCCTGCCCAAGAGCGTGCCAGACACCAACCCCTACCGCTCCAGCCCCG TGGACGTCACCACCCGCTTCGATGAGGTCTTCTGGTTCGGGGACTTCAACTTCCGGCTGAACAGCGGGCGGGCGGCTGTGGAGGCCCTGCTGGGCCAGAAGCCAGAGGTGGACACGTCGGCCCTGCTGGAGCATGACCAGCTGACCAGGGAGATGCGGCGAG GAGCCGTCTTTAAGGGCTTCCAGGAGCCTGCCATCCACTTCCTGCCCTCGTACAAGTTCGACGTGGGCAGGGACACCTACGACAGCAGCTCCAAGCAGAGGACACCCTCCTACACG GACCGGGTGGTGTACCGCAGCCGGCACAAGGACGACATCTGCCCGGTCAGGTACTCGTCCTGCGCCAGCATCAGGACGTCCGACCACCGCCCCGTGTATGGCCTGTTCCGCGTCAGAGTGCGGCCCGGCAGGGACAA CATCCCGCTGGCCGCCGGCAGGTTTGACCGAGACCTGTACCTCCTGGGCATCCGGAGGCGCATCTCCAAGGAGACGCAGAGGCAGCAGGCGTTGAAGAACCAGAGCTCCAGTGCCGTCTGCACCGTTTCCTGA